The following are from one region of the Harpia harpyja isolate bHarHar1 chromosome 4, bHarHar1 primary haplotype, whole genome shotgun sequence genome:
- the CNTD1 gene encoding cyclin N-terminal domain-containing protein 1 isoform X2, which yields MKRRCSGLSPGSRTGSMRRANAASPPGSPGAAIFPAAASARRSDVTSGKGAGREGASNRKGAGDSGSLAQRRRRERGVEWLAVRPSARRRRTLIGRPGPRDQEGAEAPELNRWMGSQAQVASRCRDPGPLFGEAAPEVIEDTLIHLATENEQYLSKLSDRAGCFKETQVVEFIFLLSEKWHLDQSARYQAVELLERFMIKQLEHICKSSRENVKSREQGQGSSWSSLKDQIYNTFVLRLVSCIQLASKLSLHYNIVNSDTALKFLQSLKYSYTKQELLESELAVLKTLHFQINMSTPLAYVELLLEVLGHNGCLLPAKPLHQMCMQLLDFSYLTRDTIYDTLLKIAIENSTPSKLQVAKFLTVKEDFMLLAVGIISTSVFILNPGHWKQVVEHLNCITGITSQSILEFSYAVLKHIIGSTTPKQRYRNCGTKAPENKITRLK from the exons ATGAAAAGGCGCTGCTCGGGGCTGAGCCCCGGCTCCCGCACCGGGTCGATGCGCCGCGCAAACGCCGCGTCCCCGCCCGGCTCCCCCGGCGCCGCCATCTTCCCCGCCGCCGCTTCCGCACGGCGCAGCGACGTCACATCCGGCAaaggggcggggcgggagggcgcATCCAATCGGAAGGGCGCGGGCGACTCAGGCTCGCtagcgcagcggcggcggcgggagcggggcgtcGAGTGGTTGGCTGTGAGGCCCAGCGCGCGGCGGAGGCGCACTCTGATTGGTCGACCGGGGCCCCGTGACCAGGAAGGCGCCGAG GCTCCTGAGCTGAACCGCTGGATGGGGTCCCAGGCGCAAGTGGCATCCCGGTGCCGTGACCCAGGCCCCCTCTTCGGCGAGGCCGCTCCTGAGGTTATCGAGGATACGTTGATCCATTTGGCCACGGAAAATGAACAGTACCTGAGCAAACTGTCGGATCGGGCCGGATGCTTCAAAGAGACCCAGGTCGTGG AATTTATATTCCTTTTGTCTGAAAAATGGCACTTGGACCAATCGGCAAGGTACCAAGCGGTGGAGTTACTTGAAAG GTTTATGATCAAGCAACTAGAACACATCTGTAAGTCCTCCAGAGAGAACGTTAAAAGTCGTGAACAAGGACAAGGGAGCAGCTGGAGCTCTCTGAAAGATCAGATATACAACACGTTTGTCCTGCGACTTGTTTCGTGCATCCAGCTTGCAAGCAAACTTTCCTTACACTATAAT ataGTTAACAGTGACACAGCTTTAAAATTCCTGCAATCCTTAAAATACTCATACACTAAACAGGAATTGCTTGAGTCAGAGCTTGCTGTTTTAAAAACTCTGCACTTCCAGATCAACATGTCAACTCCTTTGGCTTACGTGGAATTGCTTTTAGAGGTTTTAG GACACAACGGCTGCCTGCTTCCTGCAAAACCATTACATCAGATGTGTATGCAACTACTAGACTTCTCCTATCTTACAAGAGATACCATCTATGACACTTTGTTGAAGATTGCCATTGAAAATTCAACACCGAGCAAACTGCAGGT AGCAAAGTTTTTGACAGTAAAGGAAGATTTCATGCTCTTGGCTGTTGGAATCATCAGCACAAGTGTGTTCATACTAAACCCTGGGCATTGGAAGCAG gttgtgGAGCATTTAAACTGTATCACTGGCATTACTTCACAAAGTATCTTAGAATTTTCTTACGCAGTACTGAAACACATCATTGGCAGTACCACTCCAAAGCAGCGCTATAGGAACTGTGGAACAAAAGCTCCAGAGAACAAAATTACGCGTCTTAAATAG
- the WNK4 gene encoding serine/threonine-protein kinase WNK4 isoform X2, protein MPAAEPAAAGAMSQPEAERAGGGSAPEPEPEPGPGLPARAPRRGRRPSGRDSRRASSRFNRRSSAELELLGYPAPGGGRGGSPPPPGAAGHREPEETESEEVETRAVATSPDGRFLKFDIEIGRGSFKTVYKGLDTETTVEVAWCELQTRKLSKTERQRFSEEVEMLKGLQHPNIVRFYDSWKSSIKGQICIVLVTELMTSGTLKTYLKRFKEMKLKVLQRWSRQILKGLHFLHTRSPPIIHRDLKCDNIFITGPTGSVKIGDLGLATLKRASFAKSVIGTPEFMAPEMYEEKYDEAVDVYAFGMCMLEMATSEYPYSECQNAAQIYRKVTSGLKPSSFYKVKVPELKEIIEGCIRMDKNERYTIQDLLEHSFFQEDTGVHVELAEEDDGVKSGLKLWLRMDDTKKLHGKYKDNNAIEFLFELYKDVAEEVAQEMVVLGFVCEADYKLVAKAVRDRVVAIKRKREKLKRAQDMPLPAEPEQPPGVLRLLEDLKSPLPPGVPVPAPATPGSGDSIFSSTFPPEPEEPEADQHQHFAYRHTSYSSATSDCETDGYLSSSGFLDSPDLAHHSFSVGDPASPPPTRPVRCFPTSIAVQLPTERLPPASGFSSPVDSYASDVASGMSDSCEGLSAGERSAKLPPKRASGKLLRRRARSRLRITNISDKNDRVVECQLQTYNNKMVTFKFDLDGDNPEEIAAVMVHNEFILKSERDGFIHRIRDIIHRVETLLRKDGRSTTELPESPEAERGVGSPADLQLLELSRSISSSSSLSDLGCTSPSLSVQSPILPSLSSSPLENDLVSPAELPAAPGRELQPMLMGSPTGSMQTWPLVSTAPSWLMASPAFPQTPPSTPGGPVPPALPQALLSPLPLPTSPVPSGPSSPLSPAGTSTSWSPTTPLLSLANVFSLAVMSVAHTLLPTVSSIAGSGGHLYPPLLPRPQSLVLGPPRFAYPDPASMAKSAPARGGTVESAGADVPTAGAPVPFPPTAPASPCPAGSEAAGSLLPSLSTSTPGSPEGSAVQPGSPKPSHSLIVSESSAPGVPKARLSPINEAEAKPQILGRFQVTPTKDPDTTSPLPGSSEGTSEGEQCGTEPVVSGSPLPAAPDTRGSSSSDSDSALETAEQDPEAEEALAKEGMVVPVESDREAPGEEGAESAPQAVLSQVWLSYSRSLSYLSSDDTESEDEEIWEELQNLRQKHLAEVQLLQSAQKKEIEELYLRMGKQPPLGIVSPAAMLSSRQRRLSKGSFNPSRRNSLQRLELAQPPGIMRRNSLSGSSTGSQEQRLSKGVTFADDFGRI, encoded by the exons atgCCGGCGGCCGAGCCTGCCGCCGCCGGAGCCATGTCCCAGCCCGaggcggagcgggcgggcggcggctccgcgccggagccggagccggagccggggccggggctccccgcgcgggccccccgccgcggccggcggcccTCGGGGCGCGACTCCCGCCGCGCCTCCTCCCGCTTCAACCGGCGGAGCTCGGCcgagctggagctgctgggctacccggcgccgggcggggggcgcgggggatcgccgccgccgccgggcgccgcgGGGCACCGGGAGCCGGAGGAGACGGAGAGCGAGGAGGTGGAGACGCGCGCGGTCGCCACCTCCCCCGACGGCCGGTTCCTCAAGTTCGACATCGAGATCGGCCGCGGCTCCTTCAAGACCGTCTACAAGGGGCTGGACACGGAGACCACCGTGGAGGTGGCCTGGTGCGAGCTGCAG ACGCGGAAGCTGTCGAAGACAGAGCGGCAGCGGTTCAGCGAGGAGGTGGAGATGCTAAAGGGGCTGCAGCATCCCAACATCGTCCGCTTCTATGACTCCTGGAAGTCGTCCATCAAAGGCCAGATCTGCATCGTGCTCGTCACAGAGCTCATGACGTCCGGCACCCTGAAAAC CTATCTGAAGCGGTTCAAGGAGATGAAGCTGAAGGTGCTGCAGCGCTGGAGCCGGCAGATCCTCAAGGGGCTGCATTTCCTGCACACCCGCTCCCCCCCCATCATCCACCGCGACCTCAAGTGCGACAACATCTTCATCACGGGCCCCACCGGCTCGGTCAAGATCGGGGACCTGGGCCTGGCCACGCTCAAGCGAGCCTCCTTCGCCAAGAGCGTCATAG GCACCCCCGAGTTCATGGCGCCAGAGATGTACGAGGAGAAGTATGACGAGGCGGTGGACGTCTACGCCTTCGGGATGTGCATGCTGGAGATGGCCACCTCGGAGTACCCCTACTCCGAGTGTCAGAACGCCGCCCAGATCTACCGCAAGGTCACCTCG GGCCTGAAGCCCAGCAGCTTCTACAAGGTGAAGGTGCCAGAGCTGAAGGAGATCATCGAGGGCTGCATCCGCATGGACAAGAACGAGAG GTACACCATCCAGGACCTGCTGGAGCACTCCTTCTTCCAGGAGGACACGGGGGTGCACGTGGAACTGGCTGAGGAGGACGACGGCGTCAAGTCTGGGCTCAAGCTCTGGCTGCGCATGGACGACACGAAGAAGCTGCATGGCAAGTACAAAGACAACAACGCCATCGAGTTCCTCTTCGAGCTCTACAAGGATGTGGCGGAGGAGGTGGCCCAGGAGATG GTGGTCCTGGGCTTCGTCTGCGAGGCTGACTACAAGCTGGTGGCCAAGGCGGTGCGGGACCGCGTGGTCGCCATCAAGCGCAAGCGGGAGAAGCTGAAGCGTGCCCAGGACATGCCGttgcctgcagagccagagcAGCCGCCGGGTGTCCTGCGGCTGCTGGAGGACCTCAAGTCCCCGCTGCCGCCTGGCGTCCCTgtgcctgccccagccacccctgGCTCCGGGGACTCTATcttcagcagcaccttcccccCGGAGCCCGAGGAGCCCGAGGCTGACCAGCACCAGCACTTTGCCTACCGGCACACCAGCTACTCCTCAGCCACCT CTGACTGCGAGACAGACGGCTACCTGAGCTCTTCTGGCTTCCTGGACTCCCCAGACCTGGCCCATCACAGCTTCTCGGTGGGGGACCCTGCCAGCCCGCCGCCCACCCGCCCCGTACGCTGCTTCCCCACG AGCATCGCGGTGCAGCTGCCCACCGAGCGCCTGCCCCCAGCCAGCGGCTTCTCCTCCCCGGTGGACAG CTACGCCTCGGACGTGGCATCCGGCATGAGCGACAGCTGCGAGGGGCTCTCGGCTGGTGAGCGGAGCGCCAAGCTGCCGCCCAAGCGGGCTTCAGGGAAGCTGCTGCGGCGCCGAGCCCGGTCCAGGCTGCGCATCACCAAC ATCTCCGACAAGAATGACCGGGTGGTGGAGTGCCAGCTGCAGACCTACAACAACAAGATGGTGACCTTCAAGTTTGACCTGGATGGGGACAATCCGGAGGAAATCGCGGCCGTCATG GTCCACAATGAGTTCATCCTCAAGTCGGAGCGGGACGGCTTCATCCACCGCATCCGGGACATCATCCACCGCGTGGAGACCCTGCTCCGCAAGGACGGGCGCAGCACCACCGAGCTGCCCGAGAGCCCCGAGGCTGAGCGTGGCGTGGGCAGCCCC GCGgacctgcagctgctggagctctCGCGGTCCATCTCCTCCTCGTCCTCGCTCAGTG ACCTGGGCTGCACCAGTCCCAGCCTCTCGGTCCAGTCCCCCATCCTGCCATCGCTGAGCAGCTCCCCGTTGGAGAACGACCTTGTCAGCCCCGCAGAGCTGCCGGCAGCCCCAGGGCGTGAGCTGCAGCCGATGCTGATGGGCTCCCCCACAG GCTCCATGCAGACCTGGCCCCTCGTCTCAACGGCTCCCTCCTGGCTGATGGCTTCACCGGCATTCCCGCAGACCCCCCCGAGCACCCCAGGGGGGCCTGTCCCACCAGCCCTGCCCCAAGCCCTTCTGTCCCCACTGCCACTCCCCACATCCCCTGTCCCCAGTGGGCCCAGCAGCCCTCTGAGCCCAGCTGGGACCAGCACATCCTggtcccccaccacccccctcctGTCCCTGGCCAACGTCTTCTCCCTGGCAGTGATGAGCGTGGCCCACACGCTGCTGCCCACTGTCTCCTCCATTGCCGGCTCGGGCGGGCACCTCTACCCCCCGCTGCTGCCACGGCCACAGAGCCTTGTCCTGGGGCCCCCACGCTTCGCCTACCCTGACCCTGCCAGCATGGCCAAGTCAGCCCCAGCCCGTGGTGGGACCGTGGAGTCAGCGGGGGCTGATGTCCCCACTGCTGGCGCACCCGTGCCATTCCCTCCCACGGCACCAGCCTCGCCATGCCCCGCAGGCAGTGAGGCTGCAGGGAGTCTCCTGCCATCACTGAGCACGTCTACGCCGGGGAGCCCGGAGGGTAGTGCG GTGCAGCCTGGCTCCCCCAAGCCCAGCCACTCGCTCATCGTCTCGGAGTCGTCAGCCCCCGGCGTGCCCAAGGCCCGGCTCTCGCCCATCAACGAAG cagaAGCCAAGCCCCAGATCCTGGGCCGGTTCCAGGTGACGCCAACCAAGGACCCGGACACGACCTCCCCGCTGCCAGGCAGCAGCGAGGGCACCAGCGAGGGTGAGCAGTGTGGCACGGAGCCGGTGGTGAGTGGCTcccccctgcccgcagcccctgaCACAAGGGGCAGCTCAAGCAGCGACTCGGACTCGGCACTGGAGACGGCGGAGCAGGACCCCGAGGCTGAGGAGGCGCTGGCCAAGGAGGGCATGGTGGTGCCGGTGGAGAGCGACCGGGAGGCCCCCGGGGAGGAGGGCGCAGAGAGCGCGCCGCAGGCGGTGCTGAGCCAGGTGTGGCTGAGCTACTCCCGCAGCTTGTCCTACCTGAGCAGCGATGACACGGAGAGCGAGGACGAGGAGATCTGGGAGGAGCTGCAGAACCTGCGCCAGAA GCACCTGGCTGAGGTGCAGCTGCTGCAGAGTGCCCAGAAGAAGGAGATCGAGGAGCTGTACCTGCGGATGGGGAAGCAGCCGCCGCTGGGCATCGTCTCCCCTGCTGCCATGCTCTCCAGCCGCCAGCGGCGCCTCTCCAAGGGCAGCTTCAACCCCTCCCGCCGCAACAGCCTGCAGCGCCTGGAGCTGGCGCAGCCCCCAG GCATCATGCGCCGTAACTCGCTGAGCGGCAGCAGCACCGGCTCGCAGGAGCAGCGGCTGAGCAAGGGGGTGACCTTCGCTGATGACTTTGGCCGGATA TAG
- the CNTD1 gene encoding cyclin N-terminal domain-containing protein 1 isoform X1, producing the protein MLQRDPEFIFLLSEKWHLDQSARYQAVELLERFMIKQLEHICKSSRENVKSREQGQGSSWSSLKDQIYNTFVLRLVSCIQLASKLSLHYNIVNSDTALKFLQSLKYSYTKQELLESELAVLKTLHFQINMSTPLAYVELLLEVLGHNGCLLPAKPLHQMCMQLLDFSYLTRDTIYDTLLKIAIENSTPSKLQVAKFLTVKEDFMLLAVGIISTSVFILNPGHWKQVVEHLNCITGITSQSILEFSYAVLKHIIGSTTPKQRYRNCGTKAPENKITRLK; encoded by the exons ATGCTTCAAAGAGACCCAG AATTTATATTCCTTTTGTCTGAAAAATGGCACTTGGACCAATCGGCAAGGTACCAAGCGGTGGAGTTACTTGAAAG GTTTATGATCAAGCAACTAGAACACATCTGTAAGTCCTCCAGAGAGAACGTTAAAAGTCGTGAACAAGGACAAGGGAGCAGCTGGAGCTCTCTGAAAGATCAGATATACAACACGTTTGTCCTGCGACTTGTTTCGTGCATCCAGCTTGCAAGCAAACTTTCCTTACACTATAAT ataGTTAACAGTGACACAGCTTTAAAATTCCTGCAATCCTTAAAATACTCATACACTAAACAGGAATTGCTTGAGTCAGAGCTTGCTGTTTTAAAAACTCTGCACTTCCAGATCAACATGTCAACTCCTTTGGCTTACGTGGAATTGCTTTTAGAGGTTTTAG GACACAACGGCTGCCTGCTTCCTGCAAAACCATTACATCAGATGTGTATGCAACTACTAGACTTCTCCTATCTTACAAGAGATACCATCTATGACACTTTGTTGAAGATTGCCATTGAAAATTCAACACCGAGCAAACTGCAGGT AGCAAAGTTTTTGACAGTAAAGGAAGATTTCATGCTCTTGGCTGTTGGAATCATCAGCACAAGTGTGTTCATACTAAACCCTGGGCATTGGAAGCAG gttgtgGAGCATTTAAACTGTATCACTGGCATTACTTCACAAAGTATCTTAGAATTTTCTTACGCAGTACTGAAACACATCATTGGCAGTACCACTCCAAAGCAGCGCTATAGGAACTGTGGAACAAAAGCTCCAGAGAACAAAATTACGCGTCTTAAATAG
- the WNK4 gene encoding serine/threonine-protein kinase WNK4 isoform X1, protein MPAAEPAAAGAMSQPEAERAGGGSAPEPEPEPGPGLPARAPRRGRRPSGRDSRRASSRFNRRSSAELELLGYPAPGGGRGGSPPPPGAAGHREPEETESEEVETRAVATSPDGRFLKFDIEIGRGSFKTVYKGLDTETTVEVAWCELQTRKLSKTERQRFSEEVEMLKGLQHPNIVRFYDSWKSSIKGQICIVLVTELMTSGTLKTYLKRFKEMKLKVLQRWSRQILKGLHFLHTRSPPIIHRDLKCDNIFITGPTGSVKIGDLGLATLKRASFAKSVIGTPEFMAPEMYEEKYDEAVDVYAFGMCMLEMATSEYPYSECQNAAQIYRKVTSGLKPSSFYKVKVPELKEIIEGCIRMDKNERYTIQDLLEHSFFQEDTGVHVELAEEDDGVKSGLKLWLRMDDTKKLHGKYKDNNAIEFLFELYKDVAEEVAQEMVVLGFVCEADYKLVAKAVRDRVVAIKRKREKLKRAQDMPLPAEPEQPPGVLRLLEDLKSPLPPGVPVPAPATPGSGDSIFSSTFPPEPEEPEADQHQHFAYRHTSYSSATSDCETDGYLSSSGFLDSPDLAHHSFSVGDPASPPPTRPVRCFPTSIAVQLPTERLPPASGFSSPVDSYASDVASGMSDSCEGLSAGERSAKLPPKRASGKLLRRRARSRLRITNISDKNDRVVECQLQTYNNKMVTFKFDLDGDNPEEIAAVMVHNEFILKSERDGFIHRIRDIIHRVETLLRKDGRSTTELPESPEAERGVGSPADLQLLELSRSISSSSSLSDLGCTSPSLSVQSPILPSLSSSPLENDLVSPAELPAAPGRELQPMLMGSPTGSMQTWPLVSTAPSWLMASPAFPQTPPSTPGGPVPPALPQALLSPLPLPTSPVPSGPSSPLSPAGTSTSWSPTTPLLSLANVFSLAVMSVAHTLLPTVSSIAGSGGHLYPPLLPRPQSLVLGPPRFAYPDPASMAKSAPARGGTVESAGADVPTAGAPVPFPPTAPASPCPAGSEAAGSLLPSLSTSTPGSPEGSAVQPGSPKPSHSLIVSESSAPGVPKARLSPINEAEAKPQILGRFQVTPTKDPDTTSPLPGSSEGTSEGEQCGTEPVVSGSPLPAAPDTRGSSSSDSDSALETAEQDPEAEEALAKEGMVVPVESDREAPGEEGAESAPQAVLSQVWLSYSRSLSYLSSDDTESEDEEIWEELQNLRQKHLAEVQLLQSAQKKEIEELYLRMGKQPPLGIVSPAAMLSSRQRRLSKGSFNPSRRNSLQRLELAQPPGIMRRNSLSGSSTGSQEQRLSKGVTFADDFGRIPPGQE, encoded by the exons atgCCGGCGGCCGAGCCTGCCGCCGCCGGAGCCATGTCCCAGCCCGaggcggagcgggcgggcggcggctccgcgccggagccggagccggagccggggccggggctccccgcgcgggccccccgccgcggccggcggcccTCGGGGCGCGACTCCCGCCGCGCCTCCTCCCGCTTCAACCGGCGGAGCTCGGCcgagctggagctgctgggctacccggcgccgggcggggggcgcgggggatcgccgccgccgccgggcgccgcgGGGCACCGGGAGCCGGAGGAGACGGAGAGCGAGGAGGTGGAGACGCGCGCGGTCGCCACCTCCCCCGACGGCCGGTTCCTCAAGTTCGACATCGAGATCGGCCGCGGCTCCTTCAAGACCGTCTACAAGGGGCTGGACACGGAGACCACCGTGGAGGTGGCCTGGTGCGAGCTGCAG ACGCGGAAGCTGTCGAAGACAGAGCGGCAGCGGTTCAGCGAGGAGGTGGAGATGCTAAAGGGGCTGCAGCATCCCAACATCGTCCGCTTCTATGACTCCTGGAAGTCGTCCATCAAAGGCCAGATCTGCATCGTGCTCGTCACAGAGCTCATGACGTCCGGCACCCTGAAAAC CTATCTGAAGCGGTTCAAGGAGATGAAGCTGAAGGTGCTGCAGCGCTGGAGCCGGCAGATCCTCAAGGGGCTGCATTTCCTGCACACCCGCTCCCCCCCCATCATCCACCGCGACCTCAAGTGCGACAACATCTTCATCACGGGCCCCACCGGCTCGGTCAAGATCGGGGACCTGGGCCTGGCCACGCTCAAGCGAGCCTCCTTCGCCAAGAGCGTCATAG GCACCCCCGAGTTCATGGCGCCAGAGATGTACGAGGAGAAGTATGACGAGGCGGTGGACGTCTACGCCTTCGGGATGTGCATGCTGGAGATGGCCACCTCGGAGTACCCCTACTCCGAGTGTCAGAACGCCGCCCAGATCTACCGCAAGGTCACCTCG GGCCTGAAGCCCAGCAGCTTCTACAAGGTGAAGGTGCCAGAGCTGAAGGAGATCATCGAGGGCTGCATCCGCATGGACAAGAACGAGAG GTACACCATCCAGGACCTGCTGGAGCACTCCTTCTTCCAGGAGGACACGGGGGTGCACGTGGAACTGGCTGAGGAGGACGACGGCGTCAAGTCTGGGCTCAAGCTCTGGCTGCGCATGGACGACACGAAGAAGCTGCATGGCAAGTACAAAGACAACAACGCCATCGAGTTCCTCTTCGAGCTCTACAAGGATGTGGCGGAGGAGGTGGCCCAGGAGATG GTGGTCCTGGGCTTCGTCTGCGAGGCTGACTACAAGCTGGTGGCCAAGGCGGTGCGGGACCGCGTGGTCGCCATCAAGCGCAAGCGGGAGAAGCTGAAGCGTGCCCAGGACATGCCGttgcctgcagagccagagcAGCCGCCGGGTGTCCTGCGGCTGCTGGAGGACCTCAAGTCCCCGCTGCCGCCTGGCGTCCCTgtgcctgccccagccacccctgGCTCCGGGGACTCTATcttcagcagcaccttcccccCGGAGCCCGAGGAGCCCGAGGCTGACCAGCACCAGCACTTTGCCTACCGGCACACCAGCTACTCCTCAGCCACCT CTGACTGCGAGACAGACGGCTACCTGAGCTCTTCTGGCTTCCTGGACTCCCCAGACCTGGCCCATCACAGCTTCTCGGTGGGGGACCCTGCCAGCCCGCCGCCCACCCGCCCCGTACGCTGCTTCCCCACG AGCATCGCGGTGCAGCTGCCCACCGAGCGCCTGCCCCCAGCCAGCGGCTTCTCCTCCCCGGTGGACAG CTACGCCTCGGACGTGGCATCCGGCATGAGCGACAGCTGCGAGGGGCTCTCGGCTGGTGAGCGGAGCGCCAAGCTGCCGCCCAAGCGGGCTTCAGGGAAGCTGCTGCGGCGCCGAGCCCGGTCCAGGCTGCGCATCACCAAC ATCTCCGACAAGAATGACCGGGTGGTGGAGTGCCAGCTGCAGACCTACAACAACAAGATGGTGACCTTCAAGTTTGACCTGGATGGGGACAATCCGGAGGAAATCGCGGCCGTCATG GTCCACAATGAGTTCATCCTCAAGTCGGAGCGGGACGGCTTCATCCACCGCATCCGGGACATCATCCACCGCGTGGAGACCCTGCTCCGCAAGGACGGGCGCAGCACCACCGAGCTGCCCGAGAGCCCCGAGGCTGAGCGTGGCGTGGGCAGCCCC GCGgacctgcagctgctggagctctCGCGGTCCATCTCCTCCTCGTCCTCGCTCAGTG ACCTGGGCTGCACCAGTCCCAGCCTCTCGGTCCAGTCCCCCATCCTGCCATCGCTGAGCAGCTCCCCGTTGGAGAACGACCTTGTCAGCCCCGCAGAGCTGCCGGCAGCCCCAGGGCGTGAGCTGCAGCCGATGCTGATGGGCTCCCCCACAG GCTCCATGCAGACCTGGCCCCTCGTCTCAACGGCTCCCTCCTGGCTGATGGCTTCACCGGCATTCCCGCAGACCCCCCCGAGCACCCCAGGGGGGCCTGTCCCACCAGCCCTGCCCCAAGCCCTTCTGTCCCCACTGCCACTCCCCACATCCCCTGTCCCCAGTGGGCCCAGCAGCCCTCTGAGCCCAGCTGGGACCAGCACATCCTggtcccccaccacccccctcctGTCCCTGGCCAACGTCTTCTCCCTGGCAGTGATGAGCGTGGCCCACACGCTGCTGCCCACTGTCTCCTCCATTGCCGGCTCGGGCGGGCACCTCTACCCCCCGCTGCTGCCACGGCCACAGAGCCTTGTCCTGGGGCCCCCACGCTTCGCCTACCCTGACCCTGCCAGCATGGCCAAGTCAGCCCCAGCCCGTGGTGGGACCGTGGAGTCAGCGGGGGCTGATGTCCCCACTGCTGGCGCACCCGTGCCATTCCCTCCCACGGCACCAGCCTCGCCATGCCCCGCAGGCAGTGAGGCTGCAGGGAGTCTCCTGCCATCACTGAGCACGTCTACGCCGGGGAGCCCGGAGGGTAGTGCG GTGCAGCCTGGCTCCCCCAAGCCCAGCCACTCGCTCATCGTCTCGGAGTCGTCAGCCCCCGGCGTGCCCAAGGCCCGGCTCTCGCCCATCAACGAAG cagaAGCCAAGCCCCAGATCCTGGGCCGGTTCCAGGTGACGCCAACCAAGGACCCGGACACGACCTCCCCGCTGCCAGGCAGCAGCGAGGGCACCAGCGAGGGTGAGCAGTGTGGCACGGAGCCGGTGGTGAGTGGCTcccccctgcccgcagcccctgaCACAAGGGGCAGCTCAAGCAGCGACTCGGACTCGGCACTGGAGACGGCGGAGCAGGACCCCGAGGCTGAGGAGGCGCTGGCCAAGGAGGGCATGGTGGTGCCGGTGGAGAGCGACCGGGAGGCCCCCGGGGAGGAGGGCGCAGAGAGCGCGCCGCAGGCGGTGCTGAGCCAGGTGTGGCTGAGCTACTCCCGCAGCTTGTCCTACCTGAGCAGCGATGACACGGAGAGCGAGGACGAGGAGATCTGGGAGGAGCTGCAGAACCTGCGCCAGAA GCACCTGGCTGAGGTGCAGCTGCTGCAGAGTGCCCAGAAGAAGGAGATCGAGGAGCTGTACCTGCGGATGGGGAAGCAGCCGCCGCTGGGCATCGTCTCCCCTGCTGCCATGCTCTCCAGCCGCCAGCGGCGCCTCTCCAAGGGCAGCTTCAACCCCTCCCGCCGCAACAGCCTGCAGCGCCTGGAGCTGGCGCAGCCCCCAG GCATCATGCGCCGTAACTCGCTGAGCGGCAGCAGCACCGGCTCGCAGGAGCAGCGGCTGAGCAAGGGGGTGACCTTCGCTGATGACTTTGGCCGGATA CCACCTGGCCAGGAGTGA